A window of Haliscomenobacter hydrossis DSM 1100 contains these coding sequences:
- a CDS encoding Gfo/Idh/MocA family protein: MKNSLFNRRRFLKETATAATGMAILSSLPQQIMANPSLEPRIKFSVIGINHGHIYGMVDSVTRGGGQLVAFYAKEPDLAAAFAKRYPTAKLAANQQEILEDNSIQLILSAGIPVERAPLGVEVMKHGKDYLVDKPGITSLAQLKAVRAAQQSTKRIYSIMYSERHENRATVKAGELVKAGAIGKVIQTIGMGPHRMNTNTRPAWFFDRKYYGGIITDIASHQFDQFLFFTGSTQSEIVAAQVGNVNHPQYPEFEDFGDVMIKGNNGTGYIRVDWFTPDGLKTWGDGRLTILGTEGYIEIRKNIDIASHDGGNHLYLVNQKETKYIDCSKEPLPFGTLFVDDVLNRTETAMPQAHCLLATEMALKAQKMAKQIQIGK, translated from the coding sequence ATGAAAAACTCCCTTTTCAACCGCCGCCGTTTCCTCAAAGAAACCGCTACCGCCGCAACCGGAATGGCCATCCTGTCCAGTTTGCCACAACAAATCATGGCCAATCCCTCCCTTGAACCACGGATCAAATTCTCGGTGATCGGCATCAACCACGGCCATATCTACGGCATGGTTGATTCAGTCACCCGGGGGGGCGGCCAATTGGTCGCCTTTTATGCCAAAGAACCTGACCTCGCGGCAGCCTTTGCCAAAAGATACCCCACGGCTAAACTGGCGGCGAACCAGCAAGAAATCCTGGAAGACAATTCCATCCAGCTCATTTTGAGTGCAGGGATACCCGTTGAACGGGCACCCTTGGGCGTCGAAGTGATGAAACACGGGAAGGATTACCTGGTTGATAAACCCGGCATAACTAGCCTGGCCCAATTGAAAGCGGTGCGTGCTGCCCAACAATCGACCAAACGCATCTACTCCATCATGTACAGTGAGCGACATGAAAACCGGGCTACGGTCAAGGCGGGTGAGTTGGTCAAAGCGGGTGCCATCGGCAAAGTGATCCAAACCATTGGTATGGGACCACACCGCATGAATACCAATACCCGGCCCGCCTGGTTTTTCGATCGCAAATATTACGGGGGCATCATTACCGACATCGCCTCGCATCAATTTGACCAGTTTTTGTTTTTTACGGGTTCTACTCAATCCGAGATTGTGGCCGCCCAAGTGGGCAATGTCAATCACCCACAATATCCTGAATTTGAAGATTTTGGTGATGTAATGATCAAAGGCAACAATGGCACGGGTTACATCCGCGTGGATTGGTTTACTCCGGATGGCCTAAAAACCTGGGGTGATGGCCGCTTGACCATTTTGGGTACAGAAGGCTACATCGAAATTCGGAAAAACATTGATATTGCCAGTCATGATGGGGGCAATCACCTCTATTTGGTGAATCAAAAAGAAACCAAATACATCGATTGCAGCAAGGAGCCCTTGCCTTTTGGGACTCTTTTTGTTGACGATGTGTTGAACCGCACAGAAACGGCGATGCCGCAAGCACATTGCCTACTGGCTACGGAAATGGCGCTGAAGGCGCAGAAAATGGCGAAGCAGATCCAGATCGGGAAATGA
- a CDS encoding DUF4345 domain-containing protein has protein sequence MIKRETVLRFVTIFIIALNALGVLMISLQAMVNPQSVMDLVGVKLTNTDAYSSIRGVYGGIGLLIFIQLVYLAIKNPKQGLALVALFGGLYAFSRIMTIFMEGELGAFGQQWLIIEATLCLLALTVLALRLRSDKKSVLG, from the coding sequence ATGATCAAGCGAGAAACTGTTTTGCGTTTTGTTACCATTTTCATCATTGCTTTGAATGCTTTGGGCGTGTTGATGATAAGCCTGCAAGCCATGGTTAATCCTCAATCCGTCATGGATTTGGTGGGTGTCAAATTGACCAATACGGATGCTTATAGCTCTATCCGGGGCGTATATGGCGGTATTGGCCTGCTTATTTTTATCCAATTGGTCTATCTGGCCATCAAAAATCCCAAACAAGGCTTGGCTTTGGTTGCATTGTTTGGTGGGCTTTATGCCTTTTCCAGAATAATGACCATTTTTATGGAAGGCGAACTTGGTGCTTTTGGCCAACAATGGCTGATTATTGAAGCAACGTTATGTCTTTTGGCATTAACCGTGCTGGCATTGCGATTGAGATCTGATAAAAAATCGGTACTTGGGTAA
- a CDS encoding SH3 domain-containing protein: MRIFSFFLLFILLGLPSLAFSIGTYAVGDKLTVHASSGLILRETAAPTGTKIMTVDYGSLLTVQAEGFKKTPHAVTVFPGYTIKGFWVKVKTTTGKVGFVFDGYLSKYKTPGSLPNGDDPNADDADAHTIQERYLQMHSPRKGARVDLPKGETRYDRYKVAYTNGAEVEVDMGEGGSAYTIRFNKGMTIEEAYLIGKAMWMEDAENIKSTINKGVISLLSGDELWAMEVSVKAGIVHLVMQHAD; this comes from the coding sequence ATGAGAATTTTTTCTTTTTTTCTGCTATTCATCCTACTTGGATTGCCTTCACTAGCCTTTTCGATCGGAACTTATGCTGTGGGCGACAAACTTACGGTGCATGCCTCCAGTGGGCTGATTCTGCGCGAAACGGCTGCACCAACAGGCACAAAAATCATGACGGTCGACTATGGCTCCTTACTGACAGTGCAAGCTGAAGGATTCAAAAAAACACCACACGCGGTGACGGTATTCCCCGGATACACTATCAAAGGATTTTGGGTGAAAGTGAAAACTACTACGGGTAAAGTCGGCTTTGTGTTCGATGGCTACCTTTCCAAGTACAAAACGCCCGGCAGCCTACCCAATGGTGACGATCCTAATGCGGACGATGCAGATGCTCACACCATCCAGGAACGGTATCTGCAAATGCACTCCCCGCGCAAAGGTGCTCGGGTAGACCTGCCCAAAGGGGAAACCCGCTATGACCGCTACAAAGTAGCCTACACCAACGGCGCGGAGGTAGAAGTAGATATGGGCGAAGGTGGCTCTGCTTACACCATTCGCTTCAACAAGGGAATGACCATTGAGGAAGCTTACCTGATTGGAAAGGCGATGTGGATGGAAGATGCTGAAAACATCAAATCGACAATCAATAAAGGCGTTATTTCTCTGCTGAGTGGGGATGAATTGTGGGCGATGGAAGTATCCGTCAAAGCGGGCATTGTGCATTTGGTGATGCAGCACGCTGACTGA
- a CDS encoding zinc-dependent metalloprotease, whose amino-acid sequence MQMTIAAIAQDICKQNYAPAIDDSIVLQKVIQQGIISPDEARRRMAEKKGTDLRQKREITVLVVHQRLTKNPNVNLFGGQLILRNCAAGSMQCEVNFRQVNAKALEFVWSNDTKSAVNSWRDLRATAISQNWYAQADVILGLTEDNFNDFVGYASIDNDCQAPIDRGHLVLYAQVTNSFLAHELGHILGMQHDNTPNSLMNATVSLTPNTMASSNRDCYYKNLEPAFCITSSRDLESNKPIICSPNPVQEQLNIQLPEFIPSASLRIYNALGMQVFYTPQIQTTTQVDFSRLPAGIYFLYVQAPGQRWAKQVVK is encoded by the coding sequence ATGCAAATGACCATTGCTGCTATCGCACAAGACATATGCAAACAAAATTATGCTCCAGCGATAGACGACAGTATCGTCTTACAAAAAGTCATTCAGCAGGGTATTATTTCTCCAGATGAAGCTCGCCGCCGAATGGCCGAGAAAAAGGGAACGGACCTGCGACAAAAAAGAGAAATCACTGTGTTGGTAGTACATCAACGACTTACCAAGAATCCAAACGTCAATCTTTTTGGCGGGCAACTTATTTTGCGCAATTGTGCGGCAGGTTCTATGCAATGCGAGGTGAATTTCCGACAGGTCAATGCCAAGGCGCTAGAGTTTGTGTGGTCAAATGATACGAAGAGCGCAGTCAACAGTTGGCGCGACTTGCGTGCAACGGCCATCAGTCAAAATTGGTATGCTCAGGCTGATGTCATTCTGGGTTTAACCGAAGATAATTTCAATGATTTTGTTGGATATGCCAGTATCGATAACGATTGTCAAGCGCCAATCGACCGTGGCCATTTAGTCTTGTATGCTCAGGTAACCAATTCTTTTTTGGCACATGAACTTGGACATATTTTGGGCATGCAGCATGACAACACGCCCAATTCATTAATGAATGCCACTGTTTCTTTAACCCCCAATACAATGGCTTCTTCTAATCGGGATTGCTATTATAAAAACCTGGAACCTGCGTTTTGTATCACCTCTTCTCGAGACCTGGAATCGAATAAGCCCATCATCTGTTCTCCCAATCCCGTGCAGGAACAACTCAATATTCAATTGCCCGAGTTCATTCCATCTGCTTCACTACGGATTTACAACGCATTGGGGATGCAGGTTTTTTATACACCCCAGATTCAAACTACAACTCAGGTTGATTTCTCCAGGTTACCAGCTGGAATTTATTTTTTGTATGTTCAAGCACCAGGGCAGCGATGGGCAAAACAGGTTGTGAAATAA
- a CDS encoding NAD(P)/FAD-dependent oxidoreductase, translating into MINEQTKEPLHPNSSHYDIIILGAGPAGATCALQLRHSNLKVLLIDKATFPRSKTCGDAITGRSIKTLYRCCPELVEQFRTFPQKIEIQHTRLNINHRKPIDIHWVNEAYCCRRADFDHAMLQGVRQYAPNVHILEGFQVDEIVQGDTVPGRYIVGNSGQQRYFSTQFLVGSDGTQSIVSKKLTSTRLEQNHHAGAVRAYFSGVNGLHLNRTEVFVLPEFMPGYFWVFPLSEDTANVGFGMLTHSIARQKVNLKDSFYAFIQASPELKARFGESIQVGKLKGFGLALGSRRVLMSGEHFLLTGDAASLIDPASGEGISNAIVSGKVAAETILAAFEAQDFSADFVKSYERKLFKIIGKELSVSTILLRSFLLAPRLLDAGAYLMANPFFKRLAKKLM; encoded by the coding sequence ATGATCAATGAACAGACTAAAGAACCCCTTCACCCCAACTCGTCCCACTACGACATCATCATCCTCGGCGCAGGCCCGGCGGGTGCCACTTGTGCCTTGCAGTTGCGCCATTCCAACTTAAAAGTACTCCTAATCGACAAAGCCACTTTCCCCCGTTCAAAAACCTGCGGCGACGCCATCACCGGGCGTTCGATCAAAACCCTGTATCGCTGTTGCCCGGAGTTAGTGGAACAGTTTCGTACGTTCCCTCAGAAAATCGAGATCCAACATACACGTTTGAACATCAACCACCGCAAGCCCATCGACATCCATTGGGTCAATGAAGCGTATTGTTGTCGGAGGGCTGATTTTGACCATGCCATGTTGCAAGGCGTGCGCCAGTACGCCCCGAATGTGCATATCTTAGAGGGTTTTCAGGTAGATGAAATTGTCCAAGGCGATACTGTTCCAGGTCGATACATCGTCGGCAATTCCGGTCAGCAACGCTATTTTTCCACCCAATTTCTGGTCGGCAGCGATGGCACTCAATCCATTGTGAGCAAAAAACTGACGAGTACCCGCTTGGAGCAAAATCACCACGCCGGGGCCGTACGTGCTTATTTTAGTGGGGTCAATGGCTTGCACCTGAACCGCACGGAAGTGTTCGTTTTGCCAGAGTTTATGCCCGGTTACTTTTGGGTTTTCCCCTTATCGGAAGATACTGCTAACGTAGGCTTCGGGATGTTGACGCACAGCATTGCCCGGCAAAAAGTCAATTTAAAAGACTCGTTTTACGCTTTCATCCAGGCTTCTCCTGAACTCAAGGCTCGTTTTGGTGAAAGTATTCAGGTGGGAAAGCTGAAGGGTTTTGGTTTGGCTTTGGGTTCACGGCGTGTCCTCATGTCGGGCGAGCACTTCCTGCTGACGGGAGATGCCGCTTCGCTGATCGATCCTGCTTCTGGGGAGGGCATCAGCAACGCCATTGTGAGCGGCAAAGTGGCGGCGGAAACGATTCTGGCTGCCTTTGAAGCGCAGGACTTCAGTGCTGATTTTGTAAAAAGCTACGAAAGGAAATTGTTCAAAATCATCGGGAAGGAGTTGAGTGTCAGCACCATTTTGCTGCGCAGTTTTCTTTTGGCACCGAGATTATTGGATGCGGGAGCTTATTTGATGGCCAATCCATTTTTTAAACGTTTGGCTAAAAAGTTAATGTGA
- a CDS encoding TetR/AcrR family transcriptional regulator, with protein MDKVKEIFAAALKLFVEYGFHGTPTSKIAQEAGVANGTLFHYFKTKEDLIIALYIDTKTRLAQHLIENVLPETTLKARLKNRYLQVMYWAVEHSTEFRFIQQFHTSPFLSRLSAEEMYRQMKPDLDLIEEGIAAKIIKPRPIDFIFSLFSNHIYGLNQYLISANIPAAEQNKLIEDTFELLWGMIT; from the coding sequence ATGGATAAGGTAAAGGAAATATTTGCAGCCGCGCTCAAGCTTTTTGTTGAATACGGATTTCATGGCACACCGACCAGTAAAATTGCTCAAGAGGCTGGGGTAGCGAATGGCACCTTGTTCCATTATTTCAAGACCAAAGAAGACCTAATCATTGCCCTATACATCGATACCAAAACCCGTTTGGCACAGCATTTAATCGAAAATGTGTTGCCTGAAACGACGCTCAAAGCCAGGCTTAAAAATCGCTATTTGCAAGTGATGTATTGGGCGGTGGAGCATAGTACGGAATTCAGGTTTATCCAACAGTTTCATACTTCGCCCTTTCTTTCGCGCTTGTCCGCAGAAGAAATGTACCGACAGATGAAACCAGACCTCGATCTGATTGAAGAAGGGATTGCTGCTAAAATCATCAAGCCAAGGCCCATTGATTTTATCTTTAGTCTATTTTCTAACCACATTTATGGTTTGAATCAATATTTAATCAGTGCCAATATCCCCGCTGCGGAGCAAAATAAACTCATTGAAGATACCTTTGAACTATTGTGGGGAATGATCACCTGA
- a CDS encoding (2Fe-2S)-binding protein, which translates to MKIEFSINKKPVSIDVDPEMPLLWVVRDELQLKATKFGCGRAMCGACTLHVDGEVYRSCSLPVQYAAGKEVTTLEGLSTETQIHPIQQAWIEEEVPQCGYCQPGFMMAAAKLIQEIPNPSDEDIKSNISNICRCGTHPRIIKAIKRAAAIQQASKI; encoded by the coding sequence ATGAAAATAGAGTTCAGCATCAATAAAAAACCGGTCAGCATAGATGTTGACCCCGAAATGCCCTTGCTCTGGGTAGTTCGTGATGAGTTACAACTCAAAGCCACCAAATTCGGCTGTGGCAGGGCCATGTGTGGTGCCTGCACCCTGCATGTTGATGGCGAGGTGTACCGTTCTTGTTCCCTGCCCGTGCAGTATGCCGCAGGTAAGGAGGTGACCACTTTGGAGGGCTTGTCCACCGAGACTCAAATTCACCCCATCCAGCAAGCTTGGATAGAAGAAGAAGTACCACAGTGTGGGTATTGCCAACCCGGCTTTATGATGGCGGCGGCCAAACTCATCCAGGAGATTCCCAATCCCAGCGATGAAGACATCAAAAGCAACATCAGCAACATTTGCCGCTGTGGTACCCACCCCCGCATCATCAAAGCCATCAAAAGAGCGGCGGCTATTCAACAAGCATCCAAAATCTGA